From a single Okeanomitos corallinicola TIOX110 genomic region:
- a CDS encoding Npun_R2821/Npun_R2822 family protein: MNRGIYIIANDKVTEQAIALLNSIRLHDSETPIVMIPYDDNYHAIADTLNQHYGVKVYEDLDFIDRLSHKLHETFGGKFFARPNQFRKQACWFGPFDDFLYIDTDIVVFEKIIDNLNYLENTDFICCDYQHLGGIKNVFSPKVLEDKVFTETEVKEIFNGGFWGSKKNLISEQELYEIFSECAANTEYFDFSEKTSDQPIINYMLLKRIPRRFNIVRREGKGPGNWAGTPHFQTQENLLFDPTVNQPLQYLHWAGIKIQPGCPYWKIWEHYRNLNPNLPAYIPPQPVKQSLLKKTLKNIKNKLKL; this comes from the coding sequence ATGAACAGAGGAATTTATATCATTGCTAATGATAAGGTGACAGAGCAAGCGATCGCATTACTCAATAGTATCCGATTACATGATTCTGAAACCCCCATTGTCATGATCCCTTACGATGATAATTATCATGCGATCGCTGATACTCTCAATCAACATTATGGTGTAAAAGTCTATGAAGACTTAGATTTTATTGACCGTCTTTCCCACAAGCTACACGAGACTTTCGGAGGTAAATTTTTTGCTCGTCCTAATCAATTTCGTAAACAAGCTTGCTGGTTTGGTCCATTTGATGATTTTTTATATATTGACACTGATATCGTTGTCTTTGAAAAAATCATTGATAACCTGAACTACTTAGAAAATACTGACTTTATATGTTGTGATTATCAACATTTAGGAGGAATAAAAAACGTTTTTAGTCCTAAAGTCTTAGAAGATAAAGTATTTACAGAAACCGAAGTAAAGGAGATTTTCAACGGGGGTTTTTGGGGTTCTAAGAAAAATTTAATTTCCGAACAAGAACTATATGAAATCTTTTCCGAATGTGCAGCAAATACAGAATATTTTGATTTTTCTGAAAAGACTTCTGACCAACCAATTATCAATTATATGCTATTAAAGCGAATACCTCGCCGTTTTAATATTGTCCGTCGAGAAGGTAAGGGTCCAGGAAATTGGGCAGGAACTCCTCATTTCCAGACTCAAGAAAACCTACTATTTGATCCCACAGTTAACCAACCTTTGCAATATTTACATTGGGCGGGGATCAAAATTCAACCAGGTTGCCCTTATTGGAAAATTTGGGAGCATTACCGTAATTTAAACCCTAATTTACCTGCTTATATTCCTCCTCAACCAGTTAAACAAAGTCTATTGAAAAAGACTCTTAAAAATATCAAAAATAAATTAAAACTATAA
- a CDS encoding M1 family metallopeptidase, translated as MSHFYFDTENKRHKSFELPGAKPHYNPDRPGQVEHIFLDLNLDIPHQSYHGNCSIRILPIRNNIESLTLNAVNLNIQSVKVDEVPQHFEYDGEKLCIHLSQPTKIDDRFLIAIAYSVEKPQRGIYFIQPDKHYPHKPTQVWTQGEDEDSRYWFPCFDYPGQLSTSEIRVRVPKPLIAISNGELIDTVDDGEYKIYHWSQQQVHPTYLMTLAVSDFAEIHDEWQGKPVTYYVEKGRKADAQRSMGKTPRMIEFLSEKYGYSYPFPKYAQVCVDDFIFGGMENTSTTLLTDRCLLDERALLDNRNTESLVVHELAHQWFGDLLVIKHWSHAWIKEGMASYSEVMWTEHEYGDDEAAYYRLLEACSYLSEDGSRYRRPMVTHVYREAIELYDRHIYEKGSCVYHMIRAELGEELFWRAIHRFVQDHAHQTVETVDLLRSIEKATGRNLTFLFDQYVYRGGHPDFKVAYAWDGDSKLAKVTVTQTQASDEKDLFDLKIPIGFGYKQRNTDLQVFTVRINEREQSFYFPLTEKPDFISFDVGNNYLKTVVLEYPIPELKAQLEFDPNPISRIYAAEALAKKGGLEIVKSLSAALQKDPFWGVRVEVAKQLAEIKLDQAFDGLVTGLKDQSPFVRRSVVESLAQIKTHASYKAVKEFVQDGDASYYVEAAACRSVGAIASANLDDKPHAEKVIKLLKSVLEEKAGWNEVVRSGAIAGLAEFKTSESALNLLLEYSKQGVSQALRLSAIRALGKISVGQTPVNIERILDRLSEIAKETFFLTQVAVVTALGQMEIPKAIGILQALANQTADGRVRRYADEEISKVQNNIGTEKSFRQMREELNQIKQQNQELKSRLENLEARTK; from the coding sequence ATGTCGCATTTTTATTTTGATACAGAGAATAAAAGACACAAATCTTTTGAATTACCAGGGGCAAAACCACATTATAATCCCGATAGACCGGGGCAGGTAGAACATATTTTCTTAGACCTCAATTTGGATATTCCCCACCAAAGCTACCATGGTAATTGTAGTATTCGCATCTTACCTATACGTAATAATATTGAAAGTTTGACTTTAAATGCTGTCAACTTAAATATTCAATCTGTCAAAGTGGATGAAGTACCACAGCATTTTGAATATGATGGGGAAAAACTGTGTATTCATCTATCCCAACCCACAAAAATAGATGATAGATTTTTGATTGCGATCGCCTACTCTGTTGAAAAACCCCAACGTGGTATTTATTTTATTCAACCAGACAAACACTATCCCCATAAACCTACTCAAGTCTGGACTCAAGGAGAAGACGAAGATTCTCGTTATTGGTTTCCTTGTTTTGACTACCCAGGACAATTATCTACTTCAGAAATTCGGGTGCGTGTACCCAAACCATTAATCGCTATTTCTAACGGTGAACTGATTGATACGGTAGATGATGGCGAGTATAAAATCTACCATTGGTCACAACAACAGGTTCATCCCACTTATTTGATGACCTTAGCTGTTAGTGACTTTGCTGAAATTCATGATGAGTGGCAAGGTAAACCTGTTACCTATTATGTAGAAAAGGGTAGAAAAGCCGACGCTCAACGTAGCATGGGAAAAACACCCCGCATGATCGAATTCTTGAGCGAAAAATATGGTTATTCGTACCCTTTCCCCAAATATGCTCAGGTCTGTGTAGATGATTTTATCTTTGGGGGAATGGAAAACACCTCCACCACTCTGTTAACAGACCGATGTTTGCTAGATGAAAGAGCATTATTAGACAACCGCAACACCGAAAGTTTAGTAGTTCATGAACTAGCACACCAGTGGTTTGGAGATTTACTGGTGATTAAACATTGGTCTCATGCTTGGATTAAGGAAGGTATGGCTTCCTATTCTGAGGTCATGTGGACAGAACATGAATATGGTGATGATGAAGCTGCCTATTATCGTCTATTGGAAGCTTGCAGTTATTTAAGTGAAGATGGTAGTCGCTACCGTCGGCCAATGGTCACTCATGTTTACCGGGAAGCTATTGAACTTTACGACCGCCATATCTATGAAAAAGGTTCTTGTGTTTATCACATGATCCGAGCAGAATTGGGAGAGGAATTATTCTGGAGAGCTATCCATCGGTTTGTTCAAGATCATGCTCACCAAACTGTGGAAACAGTGGATTTATTAAGATCCATTGAAAAAGCTACCGGACGTAATCTAACTTTCTTATTTGACCAATATGTTTATCGTGGCGGTCATCCCGATTTTAAAGTTGCTTATGCTTGGGATGGAGATAGTAAGTTAGCAAAGGTGACTGTTACCCAAACCCAAGCTAGTGATGAAAAGGATTTATTTGACCTGAAAATTCCCATTGGTTTTGGTTACAAACAAAGGAATACAGATTTACAAGTTTTTACTGTCCGCATCAATGAACGGGAACAAAGTTTTTATTTCCCACTCACAGAAAAACCAGATTTTATTAGCTTTGACGTAGGTAATAATTATCTCAAAACTGTAGTTTTGGAATATCCCATCCCAGAATTAAAAGCACAGTTGGAATTTGATCCAAATCCTATTTCTCGCATCTATGCAGCGGAAGCTTTAGCTAAAAAAGGTGGTTTGGAAATTGTTAAGTCTCTATCCGCAGCTTTGCAAAAAGATCCTTTTTGGGGAGTGCGGGTTGAGGTAGCTAAACAATTGGCAGAAATTAAGTTAGATCAAGCTTTTGATGGTTTAGTAACTGGTTTAAAAGATCAGAGTCCTTTTGTCCGGCGTTCTGTGGTTGAGTCTCTAGCACAAATCAAAACCCATGCTAGTTATAAAGCTGTGAAAGAATTTGTCCAGGATGGAGATGCTAGTTACTATGTCGAAGCTGCTGCTTGTCGTAGTGTTGGCGCAATTGCATCTGCTAACTTAGATGATAAACCCCACGCAGAAAAAGTGATCAAGCTCCTCAAATCTGTTTTAGAAGAAAAGGCAGGTTGGAATGAAGTAGTCAGAAGCGGCGCGATCGCAGGTTTAGCTGAATTCAAAACCTCAGAATCAGCCTTAAATCTACTATTGGAATACAGTAAACAAGGTGTGTCCCAAGCATTACGTTTATCTGCTATTCGCGCTTTAGGTAAAATCTCCGTTGGCCAAACTCCTGTGAATATAGAAAGGATTTTAGACCGATTATCAGAAATAGCCAAAGAAACCTTCTTTTTAACCCAAGTAGCAGTAGTGACAGCTTTAGGACAAATGGAAATCCCCAAAGCAATTGGTATTCTCCAAGCTTTAGCCAATCAAACCGCTGATGGGAGAGTTCGTCGTTACGCTGACGAAGAAATCTCCAAAGTACAAAACAACATCGGGACTGAAAAAAGTTTCCGGCAGATGCGTGAAGAACTCAACCAAATAAAACAACAAAATCAAGAACTCAAAAGCAGGTTAGAAAATTTGGAGGCTAGAACAAAATAG
- a CDS encoding class I SAM-dependent methyltransferase, whose amino-acid sequence MTNSIKTPPDLTSRLVNGILSIQPLFNLAKHQARQMMIKRAKKIGVHWHQEVEKLQARNWENDLAKVQNLKITYPEYYVTSFHAYEEGNLSWQAAFEVESAAYAVHAKIWQDFQAEGDAKLRESYHNILKSSIAQPPQDILDLGCSVGMSSFALQEIYPQAKITGLDLSPYFLAVANYRSQQHQANINWVHAQAESTGLADNAYDLVSIFLVCHELPQSATRKIFAEARRVLRPGGHLAIMDMNPKSEIYKTMPTYVFTLLKSTEPYLDEYFTLDIEQALVEAGFQTPTITINSPRHRTVTAQV is encoded by the coding sequence ATGACTAATTCTATCAAAACTCCTCCTGACTTAACTTCCCGCTTAGTGAATGGTATTCTTTCTATTCAGCCTTTGTTTAACCTGGCCAAGCATCAAGCCAGACAAATGATGATTAAACGGGCTAAAAAAATAGGTGTACATTGGCATCAAGAAGTAGAAAAATTACAAGCACGAAATTGGGAAAATGATTTAGCAAAAGTGCAAAATCTGAAAATTACTTATCCAGAATATTATGTTACTTCTTTCCATGCTTATGAAGAGGGAAATCTTAGTTGGCAAGCTGCTTTTGAAGTAGAGTCTGCTGCTTATGCAGTCCATGCTAAAATTTGGCAGGATTTCCAAGCTGAAGGTGATGCCAAACTACGGGAAAGTTACCACAATATTCTTAAAAGTTCTATTGCTCAACCACCACAAGATATTTTAGATTTAGGTTGTAGTGTGGGGATGAGTTCCTTTGCGCTACAAGAAATTTACCCCCAAGCCAAAATTACTGGTTTAGATTTATCTCCCTATTTTTTGGCTGTCGCTAACTATCGTTCTCAACAACATCAAGCAAATATTAATTGGGTTCATGCTCAAGCTGAATCTACAGGATTAGCAGATAATGCTTATGATTTAGTGTCTATTTTTCTTGTATGTCATGAATTACCCCAATCAGCAACGAGAAAGATTTTTGCAGAAGCAAGAAGGGTTTTGCGTCCGGGTGGTCATTTAGCAATTATGGACATGAATCCAAAATCAGAGATATACAAAACAATGCCCACCTACGTTTTTACATTGCTCAAAAGTACCGAACCTTATTTAGATGAATATTTCACTTTAGATATTGAGCAAGCTTTAGTTGAGGCTGGTTTCCAAACTCCTACCATCACTATTAATAGTCCCCGTCACCGGACTGTCACTGCTCAGGTGTAA
- a CDS encoding 6-carboxytetrahydropterin synthase → MQCIVNRRAQFSASHRYWLPELSETENVEKFGLCSKFPGHGHNYVLFISLLGELDEYGMVLNLSDVKQVIKREITSQLDFSYLNDAWAEFQQTLPTTENIARVIWQKLAPHLPIVKVQLFEHPELWADYMGNGMEAHLSISTHFSAAHRLAHPDLSLEKNTEIYGKCARVNGHGHNYHLEVTVRGEIDPRTGMIVDLGALNQVIADYIVEPFDHSFLNKDIPFFAKIVPTAENIALYISNTLRSPIQEIGATLHKVKLIESPNNSCEIYAADSDKTSVNAVVNQPELARV, encoded by the coding sequence ATGCAATGTATTGTCAACCGACGCGCTCAGTTTTCGGCCAGCCATCGTTATTGGTTGCCAGAACTGAGTGAAACCGAGAATGTAGAGAAATTCGGTCTATGCTCGAAATTTCCCGGACACGGACACAACTATGTTTTATTTATTTCTCTGCTTGGGGAACTAGATGAATATGGTATGGTGTTGAACTTGTCTGATGTCAAACAAGTGATTAAACGGGAAATTACCAGTCAACTAGATTTTTCTTATCTTAATGATGCGTGGGCCGAATTTCAACAAACTCTCCCCACCACGGAAAATATCGCCAGGGTGATCTGGCAAAAATTAGCACCGCACTTACCTATAGTAAAGGTGCAGTTATTTGAACATCCTGAACTTTGGGCAGATTATATGGGTAACGGAATGGAAGCACATCTCAGTATTAGCACTCACTTTAGTGCCGCTCATAGACTAGCGCATCCTGATTTGAGTTTAGAAAAAAATACAGAAATTTACGGTAAATGCGCTCGTGTGAATGGACATGGACACAACTACCATCTTGAAGTTACCGTCAGAGGAGAAATTGATCCTCGCACGGGTATGATTGTTGATTTAGGGGCTTTAAATCAGGTAATCGCAGATTATATAGTAGAACCCTTCGATCACAGCTTTTTAAACAAAGATATTCCTTTCTTTGCCAAAATTGTACCCACAGCGGAAAACATCGCTCTTTATATTAGTAATACCTTGCGATCGCCTATTCAAGAAATAGGGGCAACACTTCACAAAGTTAAACTCATTGAAAGCCCCAATAATTCCTGTGAAATTTACGCTGCTGACTCAGACAAAACCTCTGTTAACGCAGTTGTAAATCAACCAGAATTAGCAAGAGTTTAA
- a CDS encoding DUF3352 domain-containing protein, translating to MPESKSKFLVPVVSAVIVVAGGIAAYLYFKNPGGNNLTPMGSAKIVPANALMATYVNTNAESWQRLQQFGTQQAQDLVATRVKDFQQDLFSDGNISYDTDIKPWIGGVMIAALPPTPATATSTEKNTSIQAEKEPNILLVVGIKDKIKALNFANKLKQQKNSQIQESEYKGQTIIARQGSNQPTYAAVLNNTHILLAPEKQTVEKAIDTYTGEPSFATKEGASSILTKGVDLQNTLAQIYIPDHANAAEKLATLNPQGRPLQPETIAQLKQVKSLVAGIGIDDAGLRFKTIVNLDPKLSKFQYQSSPAKIVSKFPSDTIALLTGQNINGSWQTFLEQSKDTPEIKQGVEQARGQIKQFFNLDLDKDIFSWMNGEFALGAVKSDQGWLANLGFGGAIVFDTSDRKTAEATFTKLDDLAKKQSLNVTQKNMGGKNITEWDAPFQGSLIAHGWLDQDTVFVAIGGPIAATIADNKDKTLDQSETFKAVTGSLQKPNGGYFYLDMEKTTSLINRFVAADQPVTSDINAILGSINGFGVTVNSTDKSTFQMEMLLALKPSSSK from the coding sequence ATACCTGAAAGTAAATCTAAATTTTTAGTTCCTGTCGTTAGTGCTGTCATAGTTGTAGCAGGAGGTATCGCGGCTTATCTATATTTCAAAAATCCTGGTGGTAACAACTTAACTCCTATGGGTAGTGCCAAAATAGTACCTGCTAATGCTTTGATGGCTACCTATGTTAATACTAATGCTGAATCTTGGCAAAGGTTACAACAATTTGGCACTCAACAGGCTCAAGATTTAGTAGCCACAAGGGTAAAAGATTTTCAGCAGGATTTATTCAGTGATGGCAATATTTCTTATGATACAGACATCAAACCCTGGATCGGTGGTGTCATGATTGCTGCGTTACCACCAACACCTGCTACAGCTACATCAACTGAGAAAAATACATCTATTCAGGCGGAAAAAGAACCAAATATATTACTGGTAGTAGGTATAAAAGATAAAATCAAGGCTTTAAATTTTGCTAACAAATTAAAACAACAAAAAAATTCTCAAATTCAAGAATCTGAATACAAAGGTCAGACAATTATTGCTCGTCAAGGCAGTAATCAGCCTACTTATGCAGCAGTATTAAATAACACTCATATACTGTTAGCTCCAGAAAAACAAACTGTAGAAAAAGCTATTGACACATATACAGGAGAGCCTTCTTTTGCTACTAAGGAAGGAGCAAGTAGTATTTTAACTAAAGGTGTTGATCTGCAAAATACCTTGGCTCAAATTTATATCCCAGATCATGCCAACGCAGCAGAAAAATTAGCAACTTTAAACCCTCAAGGTAGACCATTACAACCTGAAACCATAGCACAACTAAAACAAGTAAAATCCTTAGTAGCTGGTATTGGTATTGATGATGCAGGATTACGATTCAAAACAATAGTTAACTTAGATCCTAAATTAAGCAAATTTCAGTATCAAAGTAGTCCAGCGAAAATAGTTAGTAAATTTCCCAGTGATACTATTGCCTTATTAACTGGACAGAATATTAATGGTAGTTGGCAAACTTTTTTAGAACAATCAAAAGATACTCCTGAGATTAAACAGGGAGTTGAGCAAGCACGTGGACAAATAAAACAATTTTTCAATCTTGACCTAGATAAAGATATTTTTAGTTGGATGAATGGAGAATTTGCTCTAGGTGCGGTGAAATCCGATCAAGGTTGGTTGGCAAATCTAGGATTTGGCGGTGCGATAGTATTTGATACTAGCGATCGCAAAACAGCAGAAGCTACTTTCACTAAACTAGATGATCTAGCTAAAAAACAATCATTGAATGTCACTCAAAAAAACATGGGTGGTAAAAATATCACAGAGTGGGACGCTCCTTTCCAAGGATCTTTAATAGCACATGGTTGGTTAGATCAGGACACCGTATTTGTAGCCATTGGTGGACCAATTGCCGCAACTATAGCAGATAACAAAGATAAAACTCTTGATCAGAGCGAGACATTCAAAGCTGTAACTGGTTCTTTACAAAAACCCAACGGTGGATATTTTTACTTGGATATGGAGAAAACTACTTCATTGATTAATCGTTTTGTTGCAGCCGATCAACCCGTTACCTCAGATATCAATGCTATTCTGGGTTCTATCAATGGTTTTGGTGTAACTGTCAATAGCACCGATAAATCTACTTTCCAAATGGAAATGTTGTTAGCTTTAAAACCAAGTAGTTCTAAATAG
- a CDS encoding DUF433 domain-containing protein — translation MERISVNPQIHFGKPCISGTRITVQSILELVKEGLSFETIIQEYYPDLEVEDIRACS, via the coding sequence ATGGAAAGAATTTCTGTTAACCCACAAATTCACTTTGGTAAACCATGTATATCAGGTACAAGAATTACAGTCCAAAGTATTCTTGAACTTGTGAAAGAAGGACTTTCATTTGAGACAATTATTCAAGAGTATTATCCAGACTTAGAAGTTGAAGATATTCGTGCTTGTAGTTAA
- a CDS encoding clan AA aspartic protease: MINGNVVGLQARINVIFNLSEGLNIEIGCVVDTGFEGFLTLPADAITKMGLPYLARIDANLADNSNVPVNVFLANILWNGKQREVPVLAMGRRPLIGTALLEDYHLSIDFYNGGTVIVDEIL, encoded by the coding sequence GTGATAAATGGAAATGTAGTTGGGCTGCAAGCTCGAATTAATGTAATTTTTAATTTATCAGAAGGATTAAATATAGAAATCGGATGTGTCGTTGATACAGGATTTGAAGGTTTCTTGACTTTACCAGCAGATGCAATTACAAAAATGGGGCTACCCTACCTCGCTCGTATAGATGCAAATCTGGCTGATAATTCTAATGTTCCAGTCAATGTTTTTTTAGCAAATATTCTCTGGAACGGTAAACAGAGGGAAGTTCCTGTGCTGGCAATGGGTCGTCGTCCTCTGATTGGGACTGCCCTACTTGAAGATTATCATCTTAGTATAGATTTCTATAATGGCGGTACGGTGATAGTTGATGAGATACTGTAA
- a CDS encoding SMEK domain-containing protein — translation MDNTTFSLSVRVKTTTNLFIDFVNNKEQCVITRGYFIGEIIDELANIAHQVDNRCKLGLTDLNKYLEDFFKEILNRLLDFHLENLNNERSNAPGLDLGDALNHIAFQITSQKKSDKINDTLNTVLEHNIQEYNDIYILIIGYKQKSYAEKKELWNKLNFKKENIWDINTICKEVIDLPLDKLQSIHQYIKKEVIRVKIELEIPNQDGEFATNIKNYIEPIAKPKFNENSLKVYYEYYIHNNFGGDDYSMDDIKQAFDFLAKELAKLPRITREFYAFLLERMDENSLQEAHGGKFYYRFNEDRLRRICRYNDIDGEIRLLTKHEFISWDNPIPIDEEYYTGWTESSYRIYIPGDSKSYIFKNFIVDLVDFIDNKNIGYQKPIVNLDFSSF, via the coding sequence GTGGACAACACTACATTTAGTTTATCTGTTAGAGTTAAAACAACTACAAATTTATTTATTGACTTTGTAAATAATAAGGAGCAATGCGTGATTACTAGGGGTTATTTTATAGGTGAAATAATAGATGAACTAGCCAATATTGCTCATCAAGTGGATAACAGATGCAAATTAGGCTTAACAGACCTAAATAAATATCTTGAGGATTTCTTTAAAGAAATATTGAATAGACTACTTGATTTCCACTTAGAAAATCTCAATAATGAAAGAAGCAATGCGCCTGGTTTAGATTTAGGTGATGCTTTAAACCATATAGCATTTCAAATTACATCACAAAAAAAATCGGATAAGATTAATGACACTCTCAATACTGTTTTGGAACATAATATTCAAGAATATAATGATATTTATATACTAATAATTGGCTACAAACAGAAAAGTTACGCAGAGAAGAAGGAACTTTGGAATAAATTAAATTTTAAAAAGGAAAATATTTGGGATATCAACACCATTTGTAAAGAAGTAATTGATCTTCCTCTCGATAAATTACAATCTATTCACCAGTACATAAAAAAAGAGGTTATCAGGGTAAAAATAGAGTTAGAGATACCAAATCAAGACGGTGAATTTGCTACAAATATCAAAAATTATATTGAGCCAATAGCAAAACCTAAATTTAATGAAAATTCACTTAAAGTTTATTATGAATATTACATCCATAATAATTTTGGAGGAGATGATTACTCAATGGATGATATAAAACAGGCGTTTGATTTTTTAGCTAAGGAACTTGCCAAGTTACCTCGCATAACACGAGAATTTTATGCTTTCCTTCTTGAAAGGATGGATGAAAATTCTTTGCAAGAAGCACATGGAGGTAAATTTTATTATCGTTTTAATGAAGATAGACTGAGAAGAATCTGTAGATATAATGATATTGATGGAGAAATTAGATTGCTTACAAAGCATGAATTTATATCTTGGGATAATCCTATTCCTATTGATGAAGAGTATTATACAGGGTGGACTGAATCTTCATATCGTATTTACATTCCAGGGGATTCTAAAAGTTATATTTTTAAGAATTTTATTGTAGATTTGGTAGATTTTATAGATAATAAAAATATCGGTTATCAAAAACCCATAGTAAATCTCGATTTTAGTAGTTTTTAG
- a CDS encoding AarF/ABC1/UbiB kinase family protein — MGQYQPAQLKQYNPDTITRYYRYRPWLAWGRLLKIIFSFAGFILSLKWDEWQNQVEQNQGKRAIQLRQLLTRLGPTFIKVGQALSTRPDLIRKDFLEELVKLQDQLPPFDNDLARHIIETELDRSIDEIFSELSPQPVAAASLGQVYKGRLISGEEVAVKVQRPHLRPVITKDLYLMRWAATWLSPWLPLNLGHDLTLIVDEFGTKLFEEVDYINEGRNAEKFASNFRDDPHVKVPSIYWLYSSTRVLTLEWINGFKLTDTESIRQAGLDPESIIQIGVTSGLQQLLEYGFFHADPHPGNLFAIGQGSMAYIDFGMMDQLEESTKETLVDALVHLVNKDYADLAEDFVRLGFLAPQTNIAPIVPALEAVLGNAIGKNVGDFNFKTITDEFSELMYEYPFRVPAKFALIIRSLVTQEGIALSLNPDFKIVEVGYPYIARRLLTGESPALRRRLLNVLFKDGKFQWQRLENLISIARSDQQFDVVPTAKMGLQYLLSEEGRFLRRQLVLAITEDDRLHTDEVQRLWELVKDDLPPNRLLNVAVGILTEFSRESVAAILPKATSFISVANNQTPNQN, encoded by the coding sequence GTGGGTCAGTATCAACCTGCTCAACTAAAGCAGTATAATCCAGACACGATCACCCGTTACTATCGTTACCGTCCCTGGTTAGCTTGGGGCAGACTGCTAAAAATCATCTTCTCTTTTGCAGGCTTTATACTCAGCCTCAAGTGGGATGAATGGCAAAATCAAGTTGAGCAGAATCAGGGTAAACGAGCTATCCAACTACGACAACTGCTCACCCGACTAGGACCAACATTTATTAAAGTTGGCCAAGCTCTTTCCACTCGGCCAGACCTAATTCGTAAAGACTTTCTAGAAGAACTTGTGAAGCTACAAGATCAGTTACCACCTTTTGATAATGACTTAGCGCGGCATATCATTGAAACTGAACTTGACAGATCCATAGACGAGATATTTAGTGAACTTTCACCTCAACCCGTAGCCGCAGCTAGTTTAGGTCAAGTTTACAAAGGCCGCTTAATCTCTGGTGAAGAAGTAGCAGTAAAAGTACAACGTCCCCACCTACGTCCAGTCATCACCAAAGACTTATATCTAATGCGCTGGGCAGCTACTTGGCTTAGTCCGTGGTTGCCCCTAAATCTTGGCCATGACTTAACATTAATTGTAGATGAGTTTGGCACAAAGCTATTTGAAGAAGTTGATTACATTAATGAAGGTCGTAACGCAGAAAAGTTTGCCAGTAACTTCCGCGACGATCCTCATGTAAAAGTCCCTAGTATTTATTGGCTTTATAGCAGCACCCGTGTATTAACTTTAGAATGGATTAACGGGTTCAAACTTACAGACACAGAAAGTATTCGCCAAGCAGGGTTAGATCCTGAAAGCATTATTCAGATCGGTGTAACGTCTGGTTTACAGCAATTATTAGAATACGGCTTCTTTCATGCAGATCCCCATCCAGGTAATTTATTTGCTATTGGCCAAGGTAGTATGGCTTATATAGACTTTGGCATGATGGATCAGTTAGAGGAAAGCACAAAAGAAACATTGGTAGATGCTTTAGTTCATCTTGTGAACAAAGATTACGCTGACTTAGCAGAAGACTTTGTCAGACTGGGTTTTCTGGCACCACAAACTAACATTGCTCCTATTGTGCCAGCATTAGAAGCAGTGTTAGGAAATGCCATTGGCAAAAATGTGGGTGATTTTAACTTTAAAACCATCACCGACGAATTTTCGGAATTGATGTATGAATATCCTTTCCGAGTTCCTGCCAAGTTTGCTTTAATTATTCGTTCCTTAGTTACCCAGGAAGGTATTGCTTTAAGCCTCAACCCCGACTTTAAAATTGTGGAAGTAGGTTATCCATACATAGCACGACGGTTATTAACTGGAGAATCTCCCGCATTAAGACGACGGTTATTGAATGTACTATTTAAAGATGGTAAATTCCAATGGCAGAGGTTAGAGAACTTAATTTCCATCGCCCGTAGTGATCAGCAATTTGATGTTGTACCTACTGCCAAAATGGGCTTGCAATATCTACTCTCAGAAGAAGGTAGATTTTTACGTCGTCAGTTGGTTTTAGCAATAACTGAAGATGATCGTTTACATACTGATGAAGTACAGCGTTTGTGGGAATTAGTCAAAGATGACTTACCACCAAATCGCTTATTAAATGTAGCTGTCGGAATTTTAACAGAGTTCTCACGGGAAAGTGTAGCTGCAATTCTACCAAAAGCTACATCTTTTATTTCCGTTGCTAATAACCAAACACCAAATCAAAATTAA